In Gemmatimonadetes bacterium T265, one DNA window encodes the following:
- the argC gene encoding N-acetyl-gamma-glutamyl-phosphate reductase has translation MHNIPVGILGASGYAGRELCALVAAHPRLTLAFATADRRRGETVRVGPPYAPPADVTFVATDDAPLGDAALVFSALPHGASAEWSGRARAAGAKVVDLSSDLRPGHLTEALRERVAPGARAIPYGLPELFRDQVRCADAVANPGCYPTAILVAVAPLARAGLIRPGATVVADAASGVTGAGNAPKEDLLYGEVTENFRAYGATGGAANVHRHLPEMVAALGALGADADLVFTPHLLPVARGILATCTVPVTDAPGDPLAVWRDAYAGEPFVELTDAMPAIVDVQRRNVVRLTALPVRGVRTPTLLVVAAIDNLTKGAAGQAVQNANLMLGLDETAGLPR, from the coding sequence ATGCATAACATCCCGGTCGGCATCCTCGGCGCGAGTGGGTACGCGGGGCGCGAGCTGTGCGCGCTCGTCGCGGCCCACCCGCGCCTCACGCTCGCCTTCGCGACCGCCGACCGGCGCCGCGGCGAGACCGTGCGCGTGGGACCACCGTACGCCCCGCCCGCCGACGTCACCTTCGTCGCCACCGACGACGCCCCGCTCGGCGACGCCGCGCTCGTCTTCTCCGCCCTCCCCCACGGCGCCTCGGCGGAGTGGAGCGGCCGCGCGCGGGCGGCAGGCGCCAAGGTGGTCGACCTCTCGAGCGACCTCCGCCCGGGGCACCTCACCGAGGCGCTCCGCGAGCGGGTCGCGCCCGGCGCGCGCGCCATCCCCTACGGCCTCCCCGAGCTCTTCCGCGACCAGGTGCGCTGCGCCGACGCGGTCGCCAACCCCGGCTGCTACCCGACCGCGATCCTCGTCGCCGTCGCCCCGCTCGCCCGCGCGGGGCTGATCCGCCCCGGCGCGACCGTCGTCGCCGACGCGGCGAGCGGCGTCACGGGCGCGGGTAACGCGCCCAAGGAGGACCTCCTCTACGGCGAGGTGACGGAGAACTTCCGCGCCTACGGCGCCACTGGTGGTGCAGCCAACGTCCACCGCCACCTCCCCGAGATGGTCGCCGCGTTAGGCGCGCTCGGCGCCGACGCGGACCTCGTCTTCACGCCGCACCTGCTGCCGGTCGCGCGCGGGATCCTCGCCACCTGCACGGTCCCCGTGACCGACGCGCCCGGCGACCCGCTCGCCGTGTGGCGCGACGCCTACGCCGGCGAGCCGTTCGTCGAGCTCACCGACGCGATGCCCGCGATCGTCGACGTGCAGCGCCGCAACGTCGTGCGCCTGACCGCGCTCCCCGTGCGCGGCGTGCGCACGCCGACGCTGCTCGTCGTCGCCGCAATCGACAACCTCACAAAGGGCGCCGCCGGCCAGGCCGTGCAGAACGCCAACCTCATGCTCGGCCTCGACGAGACGGCCGGGCTGCCGCGGTAG
- the argB gene encoding acetylglutamate kinase gives MTHHGLPNGPLAVVKIGGRPQADPALPAALAECWRATDGRLVVVHGGGDAVSELQRARGVEPRFVGGRRVTTPADLDVLRMALSGLANKQLVAALRGAGVPAFGCSGEDGALLTATRTADAALGAVGVPARVDAAVLDALLRAGCCPVISPVSADADAAGSALNVNGDDAAAAVAAALGAAELFFLADVPGVLVDGAPVAELDPAGARALVADGTAAGGMAAKLDAALVALGAGVRRVRVGDVAALADPSRGTAVVATAGVHSIA, from the coding sequence GTGACGCATCACGGCCTTCCGAACGGTCCTCTGGCCGTCGTCAAGATCGGCGGACGCCCGCAGGCCGACCCCGCGCTGCCGGCCGCGCTCGCCGAGTGCTGGCGCGCGACGGACGGACGCCTGGTCGTCGTGCACGGCGGCGGCGACGCGGTGAGCGAGCTACAGCGCGCCCGCGGCGTCGAGCCGCGCTTCGTCGGCGGCCGCCGCGTGACGACGCCCGCCGACCTCGACGTGCTCCGCATGGCGCTCTCCGGGCTCGCCAACAAGCAGCTCGTCGCCGCGCTGCGCGGGGCGGGCGTGCCCGCCTTCGGCTGCTCGGGGGAGGACGGCGCGCTGCTCACCGCGACCCGCACCGCCGACGCCGCGCTCGGCGCCGTCGGCGTGCCCGCGCGCGTCGACGCCGCCGTGCTCGACGCGCTGCTCCGCGCCGGGTGCTGCCCCGTCATCTCCCCCGTCTCGGCCGACGCCGACGCGGCGGGCAGCGCGCTCAACGTGAACGGCGACGACGCGGCCGCCGCCGTCGCCGCCGCGCTCGGCGCCGCGGAGCTCTTCTTCCTCGCCGACGTCCCCGGCGTGCTCGTCGACGGCGCCCCCGTCGCGGAGCTCGACCCGGCCGGCGCCCGCGCGCTCGTCGCCGACGGCACGGCCGCGGGCGGGATGGCCGCCAAGCTCGACGCCGCGCTCGTCGCGCTCGGCGCGGGCGTCCGGCGCGTGCGCGTCGGCGACGTCGCCGCGCTCGCCGACCCGTCGCGCGGCACGGCCGTCGTCGCGACGGCGGGCGTCCACTCGATCGCCTAA
- the argD_1 gene encoding acetylornithine aminotransferase, whose translation MATLVAPDVPDVVPDPPSAPAPAAPPAADRLLGTYKRAPMRLVRGEGVTLYDDAGRAYLDFTSGIAVNALGYGDPGLMQAMRDATASGLVHVSNLFRTEPGERLAEFLVARSFAARAFFCNSGAEANEGAFKFARRWARTLVPAGASEAPGAFGPCAKHEIVSLRGAFHGRTMGVLAATDRVQYRAPFQPLAGGVSIAERDIGDLEQIVDVERTAAVIVEPVQGEGGVRVVDPGFLRELRALTAERRVALVFDEIQCGLGRLGTFFAYEHAGVTPDMVTLAKPLAGGLPMGAVLVSEEIGAAIQPGDHGTTFGGGPFVSAVALYVVERLADPAFLAHVVQTGEAMGAGLRAIGERTGKVRAVRGAGLMWGVDTHEPAAAIVERARGAGLLVLTAGEHTLRLLPPLVIGEADVARGLATLEEVIAAGNPAGAGA comes from the coding sequence ATGGCTACCCTCGTCGCCCCCGACGTTCCCGACGTCGTGCCCGATCCCCCCAGCGCGCCGGCGCCCGCCGCGCCCCCCGCCGCCGACCGCCTGCTCGGCACCTACAAGCGCGCCCCGATGCGCCTCGTGCGCGGCGAGGGCGTCACGCTCTACGACGACGCGGGCCGCGCCTACCTCGACTTCACGAGCGGCATCGCCGTGAATGCGCTCGGCTACGGCGACCCCGGCCTCATGCAGGCCATGCGCGACGCGACGGCGAGCGGGCTCGTGCACGTCTCCAACCTCTTCCGCACCGAGCCCGGCGAGCGGCTGGCGGAGTTCCTCGTCGCGCGCTCGTTCGCGGCGCGGGCGTTCTTCTGCAACTCGGGGGCGGAGGCGAACGAGGGCGCGTTCAAGTTCGCGCGGCGCTGGGCGCGCACGCTCGTGCCCGCCGGGGCGAGCGAGGCCCCGGGCGCGTTCGGCCCCTGCGCCAAGCACGAGATCGTCTCGCTCCGCGGCGCGTTCCACGGTCGCACGATGGGCGTGCTCGCGGCGACCGACCGCGTGCAGTACCGCGCCCCGTTCCAGCCGCTCGCGGGGGGGGTGTCGATCGCCGAGCGGGATATTGGGGACCTGGAGCAGATCGTCGACGTCGAGCGGACGGCGGCCGTGATCGTCGAGCCCGTGCAGGGCGAGGGCGGCGTGCGCGTCGTCGACCCGGGCTTCCTGCGCGAGCTGCGCGCCCTCACCGCGGAGCGCCGCGTCGCGCTCGTTTTCGACGAGATCCAGTGCGGGCTCGGGCGGCTCGGGACGTTCTTCGCCTACGAGCACGCGGGCGTGACGCCCGACATGGTCACGCTCGCCAAGCCGCTCGCCGGCGGGCTGCCGATGGGCGCGGTGCTCGTGAGCGAGGAGATCGGCGCCGCGATCCAGCCCGGCGACCACGGGACGACCTTCGGCGGCGGGCCGTTCGTCTCCGCGGTCGCGCTGTACGTGGTCGAGCGGCTCGCCGACCCCGCGTTCCTCGCGCACGTCGTGCAGACCGGCGAGGCGATGGGCGCGGGGCTCCGCGCGATCGGCGAGCGGACGGGCAAGGTGCGCGCGGTGCGCGGCGCCGGGCTGATGTGGGGCGTCGACACGCACGAGCCGGCCGCGGCGATCGTCGAGCGGGCGCGGGGTGCGGGGCTACTCGTCCTCACCGCGGGGGAGCACACGCTCCGCCTGCTCCCGCCGCTCGTCATCGGCGAGGCGGACGTGGCGCGCGGGCTCGCAACGCTCGAGGAGGTCATCGCGGCCGGCAATCCGGCCGGAGCGGGGGCGTGA
- a CDS encoding two-component system response regulator produces MTSSQPPVADATTRDRCLNILLVDDDEVDVMNVKRAFAKAHITNPLYVVHDGLQALEALRTGEFACDRRLVLLDLNMPRMNGIEFLRELRRDPALHATPVVVLTTSDDERDKVDAYDLNVAGYLLKPVTFASFVEIMAALNKYWTLVELP; encoded by the coding sequence ATGACGTCGTCCCAGCCCCCGGTCGCCGACGCGACCACGCGCGACCGATGCCTCAACATCCTCCTCGTCGACGACGACGAGGTGGACGTGATGAACGTGAAGCGCGCCTTCGCGAAGGCGCACATCACGAACCCGCTCTACGTCGTGCACGACGGGCTGCAGGCGCTCGAGGCGCTGCGCACCGGCGAGTTCGCGTGCGACCGGCGGCTAGTCCTGCTCGACCTCAACATGCCGCGGATGAACGGGATCGAGTTCCTGCGCGAGCTGCGCCGCGACCCCGCGCTGCACGCGACGCCGGTGGTCGTGCTGACGACGAGCGACGACGAGCGGGACAAGGTGGACGCGTACGACCTGAACGTCGCCGGCTACCTGCTGAAGCCGGTCACGTTCGCGAGCTTCGTCGAGATCATGGCGGCGCTCAACAAGTACTGGACGCTCGTCGAGCTGCCCTGA
- a CDS encoding PadR family transcriptional regulator yields MASPPNAHTAPELRPENHLPLPAATFHILLALADGERHGYAVMREVSERTGGAVRLGAGTLYGALKRLLESGLVAEAGERADAALGDERRRYYRLTPFGRAVARAEAQRLDRLVQVARRTRLLGPEPA; encoded by the coding sequence ATGGCCAGCCCTCCAAACGCCCACACCGCGCCAGAGCTCCGGCCGGAGAACCACCTCCCGCTACCGGCGGCCACGTTCCACATCCTGCTCGCGCTCGCCGACGGCGAGCGGCACGGCTACGCGGTTATGCGAGAGGTATCCGAGCGCACCGGGGGCGCCGTGCGGCTCGGGGCCGGCACCCTGTACGGCGCGCTCAAGCGCCTGCTCGAAAGCGGGCTGGTCGCCGAGGCCGGCGAGCGGGCCGACGCGGCCCTCGGCGACGAGCGGCGGCGCTACTACCGCTTGACGCCGTTCGGCCGCGCGGTGGCGCGCGCCGAGGCGCAGCGGCTCGACAGGCTCGTGCAGGTGGCGCGGCGGACGCGCCTGCTTGGGCCGGAGCCGGCATGA